Within Anticarsia gemmatalis isolate Benzon Research Colony breed Stoneville strain chromosome 15, ilAntGemm2 primary, whole genome shotgun sequence, the genomic segment TTACGATAGAAAAGAAATCGCAATAAGTAACAAGTGATTCGGTACTGAGAGTGTATGTAGTAGTGAGAGTAGTGAGAGTACTGACCGCTGAGCACGTGCAGCATGACGGAGGCGGAGTCGAGGTTGGAGGGCGAGCACGAGTAGTTGCCCGAGTCCTCGCGCCGCGGACTGTAGATGATCAGGTTGCCCACCTGCAACATACACATATCCTATTATAAATATTcccaattaattattatacatatattattatgttgctgTTGTGTTGCAccaaacaaaatgtttgttaatattaGGGCTAAGAAatgtttgattttgatttgatgaatattttttttatacgaggTCTATTTAGGACAGGACGCGAGGGATTCTGTAGAGGACGCAAATTTGTATGACGCTATGGAGAcagagagagacagagagagagacagTGCGTACCGTGGTGTCGGGCGCGACGCGCTCCATGCGGATCTCGACGAGGCTCTTGTCGTAGTTGAGCACGCGCTCGTCGTTGTGGTACCAGAAGATGTAGGCGGGCTCCTCCAGCGCCTGCGTGATCACGCACTTGAGGCTCACCGTCGTGCCCGCCTTCACGTACAGCTCCGACTCGCCCACGATCTCGATCTTTGGCACTGAAACACGATCACACCGCGCCATCACTACACACGTCGTCTCAACTCACCTATGTGATTGCGACGATCATTCAAGAGGAATTATCGGCAGAGTAAAGTGAGAATTAATTGTATTTGGCGCGTTCATTTTGATGATCTTCTGTGTTCAGTAGTAAAACGTATGTCAGTTAGACAGTGTTGAAGACATCTCTAAATCTAGATAATCTACGTCCACCTGGGCCCATGCATCTACCGCCGGTACTACGGTAACCACAAAGTGAAGGAGGTCAGTATCAGTACTAGACGTAGTAGCTGCACTGCCAGCTTGTAGGAACCCATGTTGCGCGTCAGATAGTAATGGACGCAAACGATAGTCCCTTACGACAGGACTTGCTCTACAGCAAAGTGGTAGAAGTGAAGTGCGAGGTCGTTTACGTACCAACTACGTTGAGCTGCACGAAGTGGCTCATCTTGGGCTCGGTGCCGACCTGGCACTCGTAGACGCCGGCGTCGCGCGCCTGCACGTACTTCACCTGCAGCGTCCACGTGTCCGTGGCCTCCACCAGGAACGCCTGGAAGCGCTCGTCCGCGATGAACGTGAAGCGGTCCACCGTGAGGATGTGAGCGTCGCGCCGCCGGATCCACGACACTGACTTGTTGCTCAGCTGACGCACCTGCAACGCCGACATCACATAGTACAGCCGCCAGTCGGCGCAACCAAATAACTAAAACGTAAACGAAATAACTTGAGAGGAGCGTGGATGACGGAGACGTTACAGCGGCGGTGTCCATCAGTCCCGTCTCtcatatatttttctcaaaagaTTACTATCTACTTTCATGCAGCAGCTTGGGGCTATATACAAATGCACAAAGATATTTTGCGCTAGCCATAACTTGTTAATAGTTGTATGCATGatcgtaatattaaattacaaatctCATAAAAGCACGTTTTATTGTGTATGTTTCCGTGGCTAAGTTGATGCGCGTTCAGCGACAGAGTGAATGAAACAAGGCCTGACCTTGCAGGGCAGGTAGGCGTGCGTGCCGAGCTGCGTGGTGATGTTGTTG encodes:
- the LOC142978983 gene encoding neurotrimin-like — protein: MCACAWRLHVFTAALVLAAHLIKVLSCGEAGGGPRLTKRYVGLYTGPYFDPTAPNNITTQLGTHAYLPCKVRQLSNKSVSWIRRRDAHILTVDRFTFIADERFQAFLVEATDTWTLQVKYVQARDAGVYECQVGTEPKMSHFVQLNVVVPKIEIVGESELYVKAGTTVSLKCVITQALEEPAYIFWYHNDERVLNYDKSLVEIRMERVAPDTTVGNLIIYSPRREDSGNYSCSPSNLDSASVMLHVLSGEQPAAMQHGNGGARSAPAPRTVLAAALAALCPALWPALCVAAAPALSPALRPALRPALLRLLALVAAALVFPLLCHDEDEGK